A single Clostridium sp. AN503 DNA region contains:
- a CDS encoding sensor histidine kinase: MGQKIAKQGAAKQNNTKQKTIEQRLYHTYGLGVFLMILVSVGITLYYSIAWQQNQMDQSISSMAAVLGQMPMVAETLKGRAAPEELVDYLEHVREVSENLDVVTVCDADSIRIYHPDKSRIGQRFVGGDEAAILAGADPYITDGTGTLGHQRRAFYPVRDDEGTIIGFVMASVLTESIRQMRNRILLVFAALSLLLLGVGAVLTNRTMGHLKRLLMGYKPEEFVTRYVERSEVMDALDEGLIAVNPDAEVIMMNKSAREMLGLDDARRIEGEKLTDLYPDSKLPEVMKTGQAQYNASMVLGGNHILNSRIPLLEHGRIAGAISIYRDKTEVMKLAEELTGARDMLETLRAFNHEFMNKLHVILGYLQLGEYDTAMDYITNTTLVSSQAVREVTNQITVSHISALVIGKMMRASELGIRLKLKNGSHCSSEELTLPVDHYVTIIGNLVENAIEELNAHNYLVKEIELGVYCDREGAVITCEDTGGGIPDEIRAQMFERGISTKGEGRGTGLPLVMSLVKQNRGEISVDTEDGEGTCITVSFVTKEETPDESGKGEGACIG; this comes from the coding sequence ATGGGTCAGAAGATTGCAAAGCAGGGGGCGGCAAAACAGAACAATACCAAACAGAAGACCATCGAGCAGAGGCTGTATCATACCTACGGGCTGGGGGTGTTTCTGATGATCCTGGTATCGGTAGGGATTACCCTGTATTACAGCATTGCGTGGCAGCAAAACCAGATGGATCAGTCCATTTCCAGCATGGCGGCAGTGCTGGGGCAGATGCCGATGGTGGCGGAGACGCTTAAGGGGCGTGCGGCCCCGGAAGAACTGGTTGACTATCTGGAGCATGTGAGGGAAGTTTCCGAGAATCTGGATGTGGTCACGGTCTGCGATGCGGACAGTATCCGTATCTATCACCCGGATAAGAGCCGGATCGGGCAGAGATTTGTGGGCGGTGACGAGGCGGCGATCCTTGCAGGAGCAGATCCGTATATTACGGATGGGACCGGGACCCTGGGACACCAGCGCCGCGCGTTTTATCCGGTGAGGGATGATGAGGGGACGATCATAGGCTTTGTGATGGCGTCTGTGCTGACAGAGAGCATCCGCCAGATGCGCAACCGGATCCTTTTGGTGTTTGCTGCCCTGTCCCTGCTTCTTTTGGGCGTGGGAGCAGTACTGACCAACCGCACCATGGGACATCTGAAACGCCTTCTGATGGGGTATAAGCCGGAGGAATTTGTCACCCGGTACGTGGAGCGCAGTGAGGTGATGGATGCGCTGGATGAAGGGCTCATCGCGGTGAACCCGGATGCGGAAGTGATCATGATGAATAAGTCTGCCAGGGAAATGCTGGGCTTGGATGATGCGCGGCGGATCGAAGGGGAGAAGCTTACGGATCTGTATCCGGATTCCAAACTGCCGGAGGTTATGAAGACCGGGCAGGCCCAGTACAATGCCTCCATGGTGTTGGGCGGAAACCATATTTTGAACAGCCGGATCCCGCTTCTGGAGCATGGGCGGATCGCAGGGGCCATATCCATTTACCGGGACAAGACGGAGGTCATGAAGCTGGCGGAGGAGCTGACCGGGGCCAGGGATATGTTGGAAACCCTGCGGGCCTTCAACCATGAGTTTATGAACAAGCTGCACGTGATCCTGGGTTACCTGCAGCTTGGGGAATATGACACGGCCATGGACTACATCACCAACACCACGCTGGTGTCCAGCCAGGCGGTGCGGGAGGTGACCAACCAGATCACGGTTTCCCATATATCGGCGCTGGTCATCGGGAAAATGATGCGGGCAAGTGAACTGGGGATCCGGCTGAAGCTGAAAAACGGAAGCCACTGTTCTTCTGAGGAATTGACGCTTCCGGTTGATCATTATGTGACGATCATCGGCAACCTGGTGGAGAATGCCATAGAGGAGTTGAACGCCCACAATTATCTGGTTAAGGAGATCGAGCTTGGGGTCTACTGTGACCGGGAGGGGGCCGTCATTACCTGTGAGGATACCGGCGGCGGGATTCCCGATGAGATCCGGGCGCAGATGTTTGAGCGGGGCATTTCCACGAAAGGAGAGGGGCGGGGGACCGGCCTGCCGTTGGTGATGAGCCTTGTAAAACAGAACCGGGGAGAGATCTCCGTGGATACGGAGGATGGAGAAGGCACCTGTATCACGGTCAGTTTTGTGACAAAAGAGGAGACGCCGGACGAATCCGGGAAAGGAGAGGGCGCATGTATCGGGTAA
- a CDS encoding response regulator, with translation MYRVIIVEDDPMVGSINRKYVDMNPQFKVMGVFKNGKEGLQYVRKYPVDLVILDYYMPLMNGMEFISQMKRLERRPEVIMVTAANEAETVRQLLGAGIVDYLVKPFEYARFERALEAFSGRQELLAASADGMSQREIDSILKGGNADSKRPARMQKGLQEQTLETVRQYMRENPDKEFTSEEIAEQVHLSRVTIRRYVNYMLETHEIASDIDYRTGGRPSIKYRYIRRDGV, from the coding sequence ATGTATCGGGTAATTATTGTGGAGGACGATCCCATGGTCGGTTCCATCAACCGGAAGTATGTAGATATGAACCCGCAGTTTAAAGTGATGGGGGTTTTTAAAAATGGGAAAGAGGGGCTCCAGTATGTGCGGAAATACCCGGTGGACCTGGTCATTCTGGACTATTACATGCCGCTTATGAATGGGATGGAGTTTATCAGCCAGATGAAGAGGCTGGAGCGGCGGCCGGAGGTGATCATGGTGACAGCCGCCAATGAGGCGGAGACGGTGAGGCAGCTTTTGGGAGCAGGTATTGTGGATTATCTGGTGAAGCCCTTTGAATATGCCAGGTTTGAGCGTGCACTGGAGGCTTTTTCCGGCAGGCAGGAGCTTCTGGCTGCGTCGGCTGACGGCATGAGCCAGCGGGAGATCGACAGCATTTTAAAAGGTGGGAACGCAGACAGTAAGCGCCCGGCCCGGATGCAGAAGGGGCTTCAGGAGCAGACCTTAGAGACGGTCCGGCAGTATATGCGGGAGAACCCGGATAAAGAGTTCACCAGTGAGGAGATCGCCGAACAGGTCCACCTTTCCCGGGTGACGATCAGACGTTATGTAAACTATATGCTGGAGACCCATGAGATCGCCAGCGACATTGACTACCGCACCGGTGGAAGACCGTCGATCAAATACCGTTATATCCGCCGGGACGGAGTATGA
- a CDS encoding flavocytochrome c — MRKSGRKLMSVAVAAAMVLSLAACGGKTADTTTAATTEAATEATTAAESTEAETEAAKAENQQADIVVIGAGGAGMTAAIQAVQDGATDVVVLEKMPITGGNTTRSTGGLNACATTYQEADGIEDSVELFVEDTMKGGKELNDKELVTVMAENSAAAVDWVNEIGGDLSVVGMFGGASVKRIHRPSDTSAVGPMLVKTLNAKMEELNIPVLLETTAKQILVNDKGAVSGVVAVDKDGNEMTIDCTAVILATGGFGANAQMVEEYKPDLKGFGTTNHAGATGDGIAMAKELGAAFVDMDQVQTHPTVNPETQTMYTEGVRGNGAILVNKEGKRFVNELETRDVVSAAILEQTDGECYMVFDQAVRDSLSAIESYIKAGIVSEAETPEELGEAIGIDGAALAETLSIYAGYQESGKDDDFGRESMELPLTEPKYYAALCAPAIHHTMGGVKINTSCEVLKEDGNAVAGLFAAGEITGGVHGANRLGGNAVTDIVVFGRIAGTSAEDYVMANGGHTEAEITAGGDEAAAAPEAQGNYKDGVYEGTGKGNNGDIKVEVKVEGGNITAITLKEHGETEGIYEAAEKNVVADIIKTQNAEVDAVSGATNTSNGIMEAVANALKDAK; from the coding sequence ATGAGAAAATCAGGCAGAAAACTGATGTCTGTTGCAGTTGCAGCAGCTATGGTTTTATCCCTGGCAGCATGTGGCGGCAAGACAGCCGATACAACCACGGCAGCTACCACTGAGGCAGCTACTGAGGCGACCACAGCAGCGGAGTCCACAGAAGCGGAGACCGAGGCAGCTAAGGCAGAGAACCAGCAGGCAGACATCGTGGTGATCGGTGCAGGCGGCGCAGGTATGACCGCAGCGATCCAGGCCGTGCAGGACGGCGCAACCGATGTGGTTGTTCTGGAGAAGATGCCGATCACGGGAGGCAATACCACCCGTTCCACCGGCGGCTTAAATGCATGTGCAACTACATACCAGGAAGCAGACGGCATCGAGGATTCCGTGGAGCTGTTCGTGGAAGACACCATGAAGGGCGGCAAGGAGTTAAATGATAAAGAACTGGTTACTGTAATGGCTGAGAATTCCGCAGCAGCAGTTGACTGGGTAAATGAGATCGGCGGCGATTTAAGCGTGGTAGGCATGTTCGGCGGAGCAAGCGTAAAGCGTATCCACAGACCGTCCGACACCTCCGCAGTGGGCCCGATGTTAGTGAAGACCCTCAATGCGAAGATGGAGGAACTGAACATCCCGGTTCTCTTAGAGACCACCGCAAAGCAGATCCTGGTGAACGACAAGGGCGCCGTATCCGGCGTGGTTGCTGTTGACAAGGACGGCAATGAGATGACGATCGACTGTACCGCAGTGATCCTGGCTACCGGCGGTTTTGGCGCCAATGCGCAGATGGTAGAGGAGTACAAGCCTGACTTAAAGGGCTTTGGCACCACCAACCATGCAGGCGCGACCGGCGACGGTATTGCCATGGCAAAGGAGCTGGGCGCAGCATTTGTTGATATGGATCAGGTTCAGACCCACCCGACCGTAAACCCGGAGACCCAGACCATGTACACCGAGGGCGTGCGCGGCAACGGTGCGATCCTGGTGAACAAAGAAGGCAAACGTTTTGTAAATGAGCTGGAGACCCGTGACGTGGTATCTGCAGCTATCCTGGAGCAGACCGACGGGGAATGCTATATGGTATTTGATCAGGCCGTAAGAGACAGCTTGTCTGCTATCGAGTCCTACATCAAAGCAGGTATTGTGAGTGAGGCTGAGACTCCGGAGGAGTTAGGCGAGGCGATCGGCATTGACGGCGCAGCTCTGGCAGAGACCTTGAGCATCTATGCAGGTTATCAGGAGAGCGGCAAGGATGATGACTTCGGCCGTGAGAGCATGGAGCTTCCGCTGACCGAGCCGAAATACTACGCAGCTCTGTGCGCGCCGGCGATCCATCACACCATGGGCGGCGTGAAGATCAATACCAGCTGTGAAGTCTTAAAAGAGGATGGAAACGCGGTCGCAGGTCTGTTCGCAGCAGGTGAGATCACCGGAGGCGTTCACGGCGCAAACCGTCTGGGCGGCAACGCGGTGACCGATATCGTGGTATTTGGCCGTATCGCAGGTACTTCTGCTGAGGATTATGTTATGGCAAACGGCGGGCATACTGAGGCTGAGATCACCGCGGGCGGCGATGAGGCGGCAGCAGCGCCGGAGGCTCAGGGTAATTATAAGGATGGCGTGTATGAAGGTACCGGTAAGGGCAACAATGGCGACATCAAGGTAGAAGTGAAGGTTGAGGGCGGCAATATTACCGCGATCACCTTGAAGGAGCACGGCGAGACCGAGGGTATCTATGAGGCGGCTGAGAAAAATGTTGTTGCTGACATCATTAAGACTCAGAACGCAGAGGTAGATGCAGTGTCCGGAGCGACCAATACCAGCAATGGTATTATGGAAGCGGTGGCGAATGCTCTTAAGGATGCTAAGTGA
- a CDS encoding sugar phosphate isomerase/epimerase family protein has product MKFGVSSYVWVSPFSNDTIGQLRHAKDLGFDIYEIGVEEPGAFDPVLVRREADRVGIQVNVCGAFGMERDISSDNPDYRDTGMAYIRTLIDMASILGSPYVAGPMYAATGRTRLASGEERERQWAYVVGNVRELAGYAASKGVRLALEVLNRFETDFLNTVEQGNRLLDDIGCDNVGFLLDTFHMNIEEKDLGQAIRMAGDRLFDFHACANDRGTPGEDHLDWGEIARAVSLWRPLAASQDALALEGLRFLKENL; this is encoded by the coding sequence GTGAAATTTGGGGTGAGTTCTTATGTCTGGGTGTCTCCGTTTTCTAATGATACGATCGGACAGTTGAGGCATGCTAAGGATCTGGGGTTTGATATTTATGAGATTGGGGTGGAGGAGCCGGGGGCGTTTGATCCGGTTCTTGTGAGGCGGGAGGCTGACCGGGTGGGGATACAGGTGAACGTCTGCGGGGCTTTTGGGATGGAACGGGATATCAGCTCGGATAATCCGGATTATCGGGATACTGGGATGGCTTATATCAGGACTTTGATCGATATGGCGTCTATACTGGGGTCGCCTTATGTGGCGGGGCCGATGTATGCCGCCACTGGCAGGACGCGGCTTGCGTCTGGAGAGGAACGGGAACGGCAATGGGCTTATGTGGTTGGGAATGTCAGGGAGCTTGCAGGGTATGCTGCTTCTAAGGGCGTCAGGCTGGCGCTGGAGGTCCTGAACCGGTTTGAAACGGATTTTCTGAATACGGTTGAGCAGGGAAACCGGCTGTTGGATGATATTGGCTGTGATAACGTGGGATTTTTGCTGGATACGTTTCATATGAATATTGAGGAGAAGGACTTGGGACAGGCGATCAGGATGGCGGGTGACAGATTGTTTGATTTCCACGCGTGTGCGAATGACAGAGGGACGCCGGGGGAGGATCATCTGGACTGGGGAGAGATCGCCAGGGCGGTTTCTCTGTGGAGGCCGCTGGCTGCCAGCCAGGATGCGCTGGCTTTGGAGGGGCTTCGATTCCTTAAAGAGAATTTGTGA
- a CDS encoding LacI family DNA-binding transcriptional regulator, producing the protein MSSEKVTIQEIADMANVSIATVSRIINHKDNVKPDTRQKVLKAMEQLNFLPKSLTPLSCADSKIILICLPDLNNPFNNPIISGIQKAADAQGYDVLILQARNFYTDSNDYTNILKNASIAGILILASVPRPELLSELALRCPVVMCSEYAEDYGVSYVSIDDVAAARKAVNYLISTGRKKIGFINGNMNFKYSRHREKGYTEALQAAGLEVNPAWVVHLSAIDYQLALSNACHMLSLPNRPDAIFACSDLLAVGAINAAKQLKLDVPHDVSVVGFDNIELTTMITPTITTIEQPCFQIGYQSCELLIEKITNPKAEVKQIILDTELIVRDSTVLCI; encoded by the coding sequence ATGAGTTCAGAAAAAGTTACGATACAGGAAATTGCAGACATGGCAAACGTATCGATTGCCACTGTATCAAGAATCATCAATCACAAAGATAACGTGAAACCGGACACCCGGCAAAAAGTATTAAAGGCCATGGAGCAGCTAAACTTTCTGCCCAAGTCCCTCACCCCCCTGTCCTGCGCGGACAGCAAGATCATCCTGATATGCCTGCCGGACTTAAACAATCCGTTCAACAACCCGATCATCAGCGGCATCCAGAAAGCAGCCGATGCCCAGGGCTATGACGTGCTGATCCTCCAGGCCCGGAACTTTTACACTGACAGCAACGACTATACCAATATCCTGAAAAATGCCTCCATCGCAGGCATCCTGATCCTGGCCTCCGTGCCACGTCCAGAGCTGCTCAGCGAGCTGGCCCTGCGCTGTCCGGTGGTGATGTGTTCCGAGTACGCGGAAGATTACGGGGTATCCTATGTCAGCATCGATGACGTAGCCGCCGCCCGGAAGGCCGTCAACTACCTGATCTCCACCGGACGGAAGAAGATCGGCTTCATCAACGGAAACATGAATTTCAAATACTCAAGGCACCGCGAGAAGGGCTATACAGAAGCCCTGCAGGCAGCCGGCCTGGAGGTCAATCCCGCCTGGGTCGTCCACCTCTCAGCCATCGACTACCAGCTTGCCCTCTCCAATGCCTGCCACATGCTCAGCCTTCCCAACCGTCCGGACGCGATCTTTGCCTGCTCCGACCTGTTGGCCGTAGGCGCCATCAATGCCGCCAAACAGCTAAAGCTGGACGTTCCCCACGACGTCTCCGTAGTCGGCTTTGACAACATAGAACTGACCACCATGATCACCCCGACCATCACCACCATCGAACAGCCCTGTTTCCAGATAGGCTACCAGTCCTGCGAGCTGCTGATCGAAAAAATCACCAATCCAAAGGCCGAGGTCAAACAGATCATACTGGACACCGAATTGATCGTCCGCGATTCCACCGTTCTGTGTATTTAA
- a CDS encoding Gfo/Idh/MocA family oxidoreductase yields the protein MTTLDIAVVGGGFIGLQHIEAIRRIPGLRVKALVEPNRELGRKVAASMDIPEYYSSTEELLKYSKVDAVHNCTPSNMHYPVCKELIAGGIHVFCEKPLTLTVPEAEELTELAAASKVGAGVDFVYRQNAMVREMWERIKGNRVGKILTIDAEYLQDWMMYETDYDWRLDPAVGGRSRAAADIGSHCFDAVQFLCGERITEVFAHFLTVYPVRRKTEKKSTFSGAGTGADQAAPGCSEPVRVENEDAAYILFKTESGIEGMVHVSQVRAGKKNAFSIAVGGDRGSLNWDQEYPDKLWIGDREQGNTLIYASSGFLSAEAGAYAPLPAGHPIGWADALKKGIELFYQSIREGTFTNVEQKYPTFREAAYVMKIVDACLRSDALGRWVKVLEDS from the coding sequence ATGACAACACTGGATATTGCGGTTGTGGGAGGGGGTTTTATTGGATTACAACATATTGAAGCCATACGAAGGATTCCAGGACTGCGGGTGAAGGCGCTGGTTGAACCGAACCGGGAGCTTGGAAGGAAAGTGGCAGCTTCCATGGATATCCCGGAGTACTACAGCAGCACAGAAGAACTGCTCAAATACAGTAAGGTGGATGCGGTGCATAACTGCACGCCCAGCAACATGCATTATCCGGTCTGTAAGGAGCTTATTGCAGGAGGGATCCATGTTTTCTGTGAAAAGCCTCTGACGCTGACAGTTCCGGAGGCGGAGGAGCTGACGGAGCTGGCGGCAGCCAGTAAGGTTGGCGCGGGAGTGGATTTCGTCTATCGCCAGAATGCCATGGTCCGGGAGATGTGGGAAAGAATAAAAGGCAACCGGGTGGGGAAGATCCTGACCATAGATGCGGAGTATCTGCAGGACTGGATGATGTATGAGACGGATTATGACTGGCGGCTTGACCCGGCTGTGGGAGGAAGGTCGCGGGCGGCAGCGGACATCGGTTCCCATTGTTTTGATGCGGTGCAGTTTTTGTGCGGGGAGAGGATCACGGAAGTGTTCGCGCATTTCCTGACGGTCTACCCGGTGAGAAGGAAGACAGAGAAGAAAAGCACATTTTCTGGAGCGGGCACAGGCGCGGATCAGGCGGCCCCGGGGTGTTCGGAGCCTGTCCGGGTGGAGAATGAGGACGCTGCCTATATCCTGTTTAAGACGGAGAGCGGGATTGAGGGTATGGTCCATGTGTCACAGGTACGGGCAGGGAAGAAGAATGCTTTTTCGATCGCCGTCGGAGGGGACCGGGGATCTTTAAACTGGGACCAGGAATATCCGGATAAGCTGTGGATCGGGGACAGGGAACAGGGAAATACGCTTATCTACGCGTCCTCCGGGTTTTTGTCGGCTGAGGCGGGAGCATACGCTCCTCTTCCGGCAGGGCATCCCATAGGATGGGCGGACGCTTTAAAGAAGGGGATCGAGCTGTTTTATCAGTCCATCCGGGAAGGCACATTTACGAATGTAGAGCAGAAATACCCTACGTTCAGGGAAGCGGCTTACGTGATGAAGATAGTGGATGCCTGTTTGAGAAGCGATGCGCTGGGGCGCTGGGTAAAGGTTTTGGAGGACTCATAA
- a CDS encoding ABC transporter substrate-binding protein: MKKRQMMRAAAVVVSMAMTAASLTACGGSGAKETPAATAKEAAPESKAEAPAEAASAEGADAVKTDYLANDPLRVGTMPHQMGVSLWYADKNDLFKEAGINVDLAMFSGGAAINEAIGAGELDGAISGLATVYALANNLVTMVGEVDTAGADGIVVRNDSDILAHKGEIEGKPEMYGSADTLKGKSYVCQLGQAQQFYVSKYISQFGLTDDDITFINMEDASGYQAFMSGEGDVIGTKMPYIYTMAVEGDYTICASVEDATGIKIKDCVIFSPAVIGERRDEIKIFLQVIYGVIDKMEADPAFRKEVVKEFYGENGIQFVEEQLDYELEKNELLGSKVQGSAEYMIGDGMQSVADFYGTVGTIDPANVDNVYKNYDNTLISEALGVEVKKFSK, from the coding sequence ATGAAAAAAAGACAGATGATGAGAGCGGCGGCAGTAGTTGTTTCCATGGCTATGACGGCGGCTTCCCTGACAGCCTGCGGCGGTTCGGGGGCAAAAGAGACGCCGGCGGCAACCGCAAAGGAGGCTGCACCGGAAAGCAAGGCGGAGGCGCCTGCTGAAGCTGCGTCTGCTGAAGGAGCGGATGCTGTAAAAACGGATTATTTAGCAAACGATCCGCTGCGTGTCGGTACCATGCCTCATCAGATGGGAGTTTCCCTGTGGTATGCGGATAAGAATGACCTGTTTAAGGAAGCCGGGATCAATGTAGATTTAGCGATGTTCTCAGGCGGCGCTGCCATCAACGAGGCGATCGGCGCGGGCGAGCTGGACGGCGCGATCAGCGGTCTGGCTACGGTATATGCGCTGGCAAACAACCTGGTGACGATGGTAGGCGAGGTGGATACGGCCGGAGCGGACGGCATTGTTGTCAGGAACGACAGTGACATCCTTGCGCATAAGGGCGAGATTGAGGGAAAACCTGAAATGTACGGTTCTGCGGACACGCTGAAAGGGAAGAGCTACGTCTGCCAGCTTGGACAAGCCCAGCAGTTTTATGTCAGCAAATACATTTCCCAGTTTGGACTGACGGACGATGATATCACCTTTATCAACATGGAAGATGCGTCTGGTTACCAGGCATTTATGTCCGGAGAAGGCGATGTGATCGGTACCAAGATGCCTTATATCTATACCATGGCTGTGGAGGGGGACTATACGATCTGTGCAAGCGTGGAGGATGCGACGGGCATCAAGATCAAAGACTGTGTTATCTTCTCGCCGGCAGTGATCGGGGAGCGCAGGGATGAGATCAAGATATTCCTTCAGGTCATCTACGGCGTGATCGACAAGATGGAGGCAGATCCGGCATTCCGCAAGGAAGTGGTAAAGGAGTTCTACGGGGAAAACGGCATTCAGTTTGTAGAAGAGCAGTTGGACTATGAGCTGGAGAAGAATGAGCTGCTTGGCAGTAAGGTCCAGGGTTCTGCAGAATATATGATCGGCGACGGTATGCAGTCTGTTGCAGATTTCTATGGCACCGTGGGAACCATCGATCCGGCGAATGTGGACAATGTTTACAAGAATTATGACAATACGCTCATTTCGGAAGCGCTGGGAGTAGAGGTAAAGAAATTCAGTAAGTAA
- a CDS encoding ABC transporter permease, whose translation MKKEKNGFYFLLSCMSVALFLLIWYFCTDVLHLTTNITLPGPVKIVETFIYKLDHTAPDGGTLIQHMTASLKVALAGYALGILIGVPTGIFMAWYKPVDLLVRPVFDFVKAVPGLAWAPLMIIILGIGFTSKAVTIFIAGMVPCVLNSYAGIKQTKDVHMWVARTFGASRSQMLFKVAIPTALPYIMTGIRVALGASWMSIVAAELIASSRGLGYMIQQCRGIYRPDVIIVGMLAIGFLGSILTWIIGLIEKIVVKGRSHDA comes from the coding sequence TTGAAGAAAGAGAAAAACGGGTTCTATTTTCTGCTCTCCTGCATGTCAGTTGCGCTGTTTTTGCTGATCTGGTATTTCTGCACGGATGTGCTGCATCTGACTACCAACATAACGCTGCCGGGGCCGGTCAAGATCGTGGAGACCTTTATCTACAAACTGGATCATACGGCGCCGGACGGGGGGACGCTGATCCAGCATATGACGGCGAGCCTGAAGGTGGCGCTGGCGGGTTATGCTCTGGGGATCCTGATCGGGGTGCCTACGGGGATCTTTATGGCCTGGTATAAACCGGTGGATCTGCTGGTGCGTCCGGTGTTTGATTTTGTAAAGGCGGTTCCGGGCCTGGCCTGGGCGCCGCTTATGATCATTATCCTTGGGATCGGATTTACCTCCAAGGCCGTGACCATTTTCATCGCGGGCATGGTGCCGTGCGTGCTGAATTCCTACGCAGGGATCAAGCAGACAAAAGACGTACATATGTGGGTTGCCCGGACCTTTGGCGCCAGCAGGAGCCAGATGCTTTTTAAGGTGGCGATCCCCACGGCGCTTCCGTATATCATGACCGGTATCCGCGTGGCCTTAGGGGCGTCATGGATGAGTATTGTGGCTGCGGAACTGATCGCATCCTCCCGCGGGCTTGGATATATGATCCAGCAGTGCAGAGGTATTTACCGGCCGGATGTGATCATTGTGGGAATGCTGGCGATCGGATTCTTAGGTTCCATTCTGACCTGGATCATCGGGCTGATCGAAAAAATCGTTGTAAAGGGGAGGAGCCATGATGCGTAA
- a CDS encoding ABC transporter permease, with protein sequence MVAATVAVILGIMMGTYRAVDAIVSPLFNIIRPIPPVAWIPLAILWFGIYDASKYFLIFLATFLSVLQNAYAGAKAADPVLIGAAKMLGASDRHIFATIVFPGSVPYIAAGLQLGLSSAWAQVVASEMIRSTEGVGWIIIRGMDNNDALQELVGILVIGIIGFVLALIMRGVETRLCRWNRRGV encoded by the coding sequence GTGGTCGCGGCGACAGTGGCGGTGATACTGGGCATCATGATGGGCACCTACCGTGCGGTGGACGCCATTGTCAGCCCGCTGTTTAACATCATCCGTCCGATCCCGCCGGTGGCGTGGATCCCGTTGGCGATCCTGTGGTTCGGGATCTATGACGCTTCCAAGTACTTCCTGATCTTCCTGGCAACTTTTCTGTCGGTGCTCCAGAATGCGTATGCAGGCGCCAAGGCAGCCGACCCGGTGCTGATCGGGGCGGCAAAGATGCTGGGAGCCAGCGACAGGCATATATTTGCAACCATTGTATTTCCCGGTTCTGTGCCGTACATTGCGGCGGGGCTGCAGCTAGGCTTAAGCTCCGCGTGGGCGCAGGTGGTCGCATCCGAGATGATCCGCTCCACGGAGGGCGTTGGCTGGATCATCATCCGGGGTATGGACAATAACGACGCATTGCAGGAGCTGGTAGGTATTCTGGTGATCGGTATTATCGGATTTGTGCTGGCTTTGATTATGAGAGGGGTGGAGACCAGATTATGCAGATGGAACAGGCGAGGAGTTTAG
- a CDS encoding ABC transporter ATP-binding protein has protein sequence MQMEQARSLGGKDMICCEGVSKTFYTKTTKTEVIERLDLHVKENEFLVLFGPGQCGKTTVLNVMSGLEPATEGKVAVNGNVITKPGPDRGFVYQTTALFPWYTVMQNVEYGPKARGMGKKERREKAQYYIDLVGLNGFEDCYPNQLSGGMQQRVGIARAYCNEPVVLFMDEPFGHLDAQTRYLMQEEIIRIWEQEKRTVVFVTNNIEEAVYLADRVVVLTNCPTKVKTEYAIDLPRPRNYTEDAFLALREELQGVVDRTR, from the coding sequence ATGCAGATGGAACAGGCGAGGAGTTTAGGCGGGAAGGATATGATCTGCTGTGAGGGCGTGAGCAAGACATTTTACACAAAGACAACGAAAACGGAAGTGATAGAAAGACTGGACCTGCATGTAAAGGAAAATGAATTCCTGGTACTGTTCGGGCCGGGGCAGTGCGGCAAGACCACGGTGCTCAACGTAATGTCGGGTCTGGAACCGGCGACGGAGGGAAAGGTGGCCGTAAACGGGAATGTCATCACAAAACCTGGGCCGGACCGGGGGTTCGTCTACCAGACGACGGCGCTGTTTCCATGGTACACGGTTATGCAGAATGTGGAATACGGTCCGAAGGCGCGCGGGATGGGAAAGAAGGAACGCAGGGAAAAAGCCCAGTATTATATTGACCTGGTGGGCCTTAACGGTTTTGAGGACTGTTATCCGAACCAGCTTTCCGGCGGCATGCAGCAGCGCGTAGGCATTGCGCGGGCATACTGCAATGAACCGGTGGTACTGTTCATGGATGAGCCGTTCGGGCATCTGGATGCGCAGACCCGGTACCTGATGCAGGAGGAGATCATCCGTATCTGGGAGCAGGAGAAACGCACGGTCGTATTTGTCACCAACAATATTGAGGAGGCGGTGTATCTGGCGGACCGGGTGGTGGTGCTCACCAACTGCCCGACAAAGGTAAAGACAGAGTACGCCATTGACCTGCCGCGCCCCAGAAACTATACGGAAGACGCATTTCTGGCGCTCCGGGAGGAGCTCCAGGGAGTCGTAGACAGAACACGATAG